The proteins below come from a single uncultured Carboxylicivirga sp. genomic window:
- a CDS encoding acetate--CoA ligase family protein: MINKQLINPKSIVVVGGSDDVRKPGGKVLKNIIDGGFSGDLFVTNIKSTSVQGIKAYANVADLPEGIDLAVIAVAAKFCPQTVEVLARQKGTKAFIIISAGFGEENEAGAAMEKQIVDVVNEVGGSLIGPNCIGVLTTHHNSVFTTPIPPLEKDGADFISGSGATAVFIMEAGMSRGLKFNSVFSVGNSAQVGVEEVLEYLDVTFDPDTSSRIKLLYLESISNPQKLLKHAFSLIQKGCRIAAIKAGISEAGSRAASSHTGALVSSDVAVDALFRKAGIVRCYGRDELADVAAVFMAKELKGKNIAVITHAGGPAVMLTDILSEGGLSVPPIKGEKAAELLQKLYAGSSVANPIDFLATGTAEQLGQIIDACENDFDHIDGMVVIFGSPGLFPINEVYNVLNDKLNKCKKPIYPVLPSVVNAKDAIDEFLDKGNFGFTDEVNFGKALTKVRQSENKQTDIVQRILVDKEQIRSVIETCDSGYIYPKQVQQLFDVAGIPRVKEVVSNKVDDLLDSIDELGYPLVMKVVGPVHKSDVGGVALNVKSDEQLTIEFQRMMKIEGATSVMIQPMISGVELFIGASYEPGFGHLLMCGLGGIFVEVLKDVSTALAPVSVNEALSMIRNLKGYKIIEGVRGKLGVDEKLFAEIIVRLSQLLHVAPEIKELDINPLLGEGSKITAVDARIRLEK, encoded by the coding sequence ATGATAAACAAACAGCTAATTAATCCAAAAAGTATTGTTGTAGTAGGTGGTTCGGATGATGTTCGAAAGCCCGGAGGCAAAGTATTAAAGAATATTATTGATGGAGGATTTAGCGGTGATTTGTTTGTAACCAACATAAAAAGTACATCTGTTCAGGGAATTAAGGCTTATGCAAATGTTGCCGATTTGCCGGAAGGTATTGATTTGGCTGTAATTGCTGTAGCTGCTAAATTTTGTCCTCAAACCGTTGAAGTTTTGGCTAGACAAAAAGGTACAAAAGCCTTTATTATTATTTCAGCTGGTTTTGGAGAAGAAAACGAGGCCGGGGCTGCAATGGAAAAGCAAATTGTAGATGTTGTAAATGAAGTTGGAGGATCATTGATTGGTCCTAATTGCATAGGGGTTTTAACAACTCATCATAACAGTGTTTTTACAACTCCCATACCACCATTGGAAAAAGATGGTGCCGATTTTATTTCGGGCTCGGGTGCAACTGCGGTTTTTATTATGGAAGCAGGCATGTCAAGAGGTTTGAAATTTAATAGTGTTTTTTCGGTTGGAAATAGCGCTCAGGTGGGTGTTGAAGAAGTTTTGGAGTATTTAGATGTTACTTTTGATCCTGATACTAGTTCTCGAATCAAGCTGTTGTATCTTGAAAGTATTAGTAATCCACAAAAACTATTGAAACATGCCTTTTCGCTTATTCAAAAAGGTTGCAGAATTGCCGCAATAAAAGCGGGTATTTCAGAGGCAGGTAGTAGGGCTGCATCAAGTCATACCGGAGCATTGGTAAGTAGCGATGTGGCTGTTGATGCATTATTTCGTAAGGCAGGAATTGTTCGTTGTTATGGACGTGATGAGTTGGCTGATGTTGCTGCTGTTTTTATGGCGAAAGAGTTGAAAGGGAAAAATATTGCAGTGATAACACATGCCGGAGGACCAGCTGTAATGTTAACTGATATTCTATCGGAGGGTGGATTATCAGTACCTCCGATTAAAGGAGAAAAAGCTGCAGAATTACTACAAAAATTATATGCAGGATCGAGTGTCGCGAATCCAATTGATTTTTTAGCAACGGGAACGGCTGAGCAATTGGGTCAAATCATAGATGCATGTGAAAATGATTTTGATCATATTGATGGTATGGTCGTTATTTTTGGAAGTCCGGGACTGTTTCCAATTAACGAGGTGTATAATGTTTTGAATGATAAGCTGAATAAGTGTAAAAAGCCAATTTACCCGGTTCTGCCATCGGTTGTAAATGCCAAAGATGCCATTGATGAGTTTTTAGATAAAGGAAATTTTGGATTTACCGATGAGGTGAATTTTGGCAAGGCTTTAACTAAGGTTCGTCAATCGGAGAATAAACAAACAGATATTGTACAAAGAATACTTGTGGATAAAGAACAGATTCGGAGTGTTATCGAAACATGTGATTCGGGCTACATTTATCCTAAGCAAGTGCAGCAATTATTTGACGTTGCAGGAATTCCAAGAGTAAAAGAAGTTGTTAGTAATAAGGTTGATGATTTATTAGACTCAATTGATGAGCTTGGTTACCCTTTGGTGATGAAGGTTGTTGGGCCTGTACATAAATCAGATGTTGGAGGAGTTGCATTAAATGTAAAATCAGATGAGCAGTTAACCATCGAGTTTCAGCGTATGATGAAAATTGAAGGCGCAACTTCAGTGATGATACAACCGATGATTAGTGGTGTTGAATTATTTATCGGTGCAAGCTATGAACCGGGTTTTGGGCATCTGCTAATGTGTGGTTTGGGTGGTATTTTTGTCGAAGTTCTTAAAGATGTAAGTACTGCCTTGGCCCCAGTATCTGTCAATGAAGCTTTATCGATGATTAGAAATTTAAAAGGCTATAAGATAATCGAAGGTGTTCGGGGGAAATTAGGAGTTGATGAGAAATTATTTGCAGAGATTATAGTTCGATTATCGCAACTCCTACACGTTGCACCAGAAATCAAAGAATTAGATATTAATCCTTTGTTAGGTGAGGGAAGTAAGATAACTGCTGTAGATGCGCGAATTAGGTTAGAAAAGTAG
- a CDS encoding flavodoxin: protein MSHIGIFYGPQLGSVEKVAGLIAERLGKDRVELVPVKGCKGEEINRFDKVILGASTIGKNNWDSEYKDTDWDVFLTKLKDADWTGKKAAIYSLGDHIQYPEHFCDAIGWIYERLEEQNVEIVGFCSVDEYDFSESEGVRDGQFLGLPVDEDSEPEMTDLRVKNWVNQLINKFGF from the coding sequence ATGTCACACATTGGAATCTTTTATGGTCCGCAACTTGGCAGTGTTGAAAAAGTAGCTGGTTTAATAGCGGAACGACTTGGAAAAGATCGTGTTGAACTTGTACCTGTAAAGGGATGTAAAGGGGAAGAAATCAATAGATTTGATAAAGTAATTTTAGGAGCTTCCACCATTGGTAAAAACAATTGGGATTCGGAATATAAGGATACTGATTGGGATGTATTTCTCACCAAATTAAAAGATGCTGATTGGACTGGCAAAAAAGCCGCCATATATAGTTTGGGTGATCATATTCAATATCCAGAGCATTTCTGCGATGCAATAGGATGGATATATGAAAGACTGGAAGAGCAAAATGTGGAAATAGTTGGTTTTTGTTCAGTTGATGAATATGATTTTAGCGAATCAGAAGGTGTTCGAGATGGACAGTTTCTTGGGCTTCCGGTTGACGAAGATAGTGAACCAGAAATGACAGACCTCAGAGTAAAGAATTGGGTAAACCAACTTATTAATAAGTTTGGTTTCTAA
- a CDS encoding pyridoxal phosphate-dependent aminotransferase, with amino-acid sequence MQQNISTPISKTLVDRVLDKYQITDLNQATIREIVSIVNDIEQESGEKFIRMEMGVPGLKPSDIGTNAEIEALQKGVASKYPMLEGIKPLKEEASRFVKAFVNLDISPEGCVPTVGSMQGSYANFLVSGQLSSQKDTVLFIDPGFPVQKQQLDVLGYNYQSFDVYEYRGEALREKLESYLATRKIAALIYSNPNNPSWICFTDRELQIIGELATQYDVVVIEDLAYFAMDFRKDLSRPFEEPYQASVGKYTDNYVLLISSSKAFSYAGQRTGLMCVSDKLFHRKYDHLQKRFGLPKYGQVLVSRVLYSLSSGTSHSAQYALAAMLKAACDGKFQFLEEVKEYGNRSAWMKELFLTNGFELIYDKDMNEPLADGFYFTIKYGNMSGGDLLHELLYYGISAITLGKTGSKQQGLRACVSQTGKERFTELKERLELFRNNHA; translated from the coding sequence ATGCAACAAAATATCAGCACACCAATATCTAAAACGTTAGTTGATCGGGTATTGGATAAATATCAAATTACGGATCTTAATCAGGCTACTATCCGCGAAATTGTTTCTATTGTAAATGATATCGAACAGGAGTCGGGAGAAAAGTTTATTCGTATGGAGATGGGTGTTCCTGGACTGAAACCTTCAGATATTGGAACCAATGCTGAAATTGAAGCATTGCAAAAAGGCGTTGCCTCAAAGTACCCTATGCTTGAGGGAATCAAACCCTTAAAAGAAGAAGCCAGTCGTTTTGTAAAAGCTTTTGTAAATCTGGATATTTCACCTGAAGGATGTGTGCCAACAGTTGGTTCAATGCAGGGATCTTATGCTAATTTTTTAGTGAGTGGACAATTATCAAGTCAAAAAGATACTGTATTGTTTATCGATCCGGGTTTTCCTGTTCAGAAGCAGCAATTGGATGTGTTGGGATATAATTACCAATCGTTTGATGTTTATGAATACAGGGGTGAAGCGTTACGCGAAAAGCTGGAATCATACTTAGCAACAAGAAAAATAGCAGCGCTGATTTATTCAAATCCGAATAATCCTTCGTGGATTTGTTTTACGGATAGGGAGTTGCAAATTATTGGTGAATTAGCCACCCAATATGATGTGGTTGTTATCGAAGATCTCGCTTACTTTGCAATGGATTTTCGAAAAGATTTATCGCGTCCTTTTGAAGAGCCATATCAGGCAAGTGTTGGAAAATACACCGATAATTATGTATTGTTGATTTCCAGTTCCAAAGCCTTTAGTTATGCAGGTCAACGAACCGGATTGATGTGTGTTTCAGATAAACTGTTTCATCGCAAATACGACCATTTGCAGAAACGTTTCGGGTTGCCAAAATACGGACAGGTGTTGGTGTCGCGTGTTTTGTATAGTTTATCTTCGGGAACATCTCATTCGGCACAGTATGCTTTGGCAGCAATGCTGAAAGCAGCTTGCGATGGTAAATTTCAATTTCTTGAAGAAGTAAAAGAGTATGGCAATAGAAGTGCCTGGATGAAGGAATTGTTTTTAACCAATGGTTTTGAGTTGATATATGATAAGGATATGAATGAGCCTTTGGCTGATGGTTTTTACTTTACCATTAAGTATGGCAATATGAGTGGTGGCGATCTGTTGCACGAATTGTTGTATTATGGAATAAGTGCCATAACCTTAGGTAAAACGGGTAGTAAGCAACAAGGTTTACGAGCCTGTGTATCACAAACCGGTAAAGAACGCTTTACTGAGTTAAAAGAGAGATTAGAGTTGTTCAGAAATAATCATGCATAA